A window of Watersipora subatra chromosome 10, tzWatSuba1.1, whole genome shotgun sequence genomic DNA:
CATGCCCTTAGGATATGTTCAGGCCCTCAAAACTCTGTTTGGTTGTGGTCAGTGGAATTGCCATATCATGTGCTGGAGCtcctgttttttttatttccatCCGACCTTTGATCAGATACTCTGTGAAAGCGATGTATTGATATATCGTTCTGTAACCTGCATTTTGGTCACCTTCTTGTCGGCATTCCCTGGAGTCTTTGCCAACGATTTGTCCCAGAGTCCCATGTTGCCTCAGTCAGTATTGAGTCAACTCCCAGCTGTCGAAACGACAAGGATTTAGCCCATGCTACTGACCCATTTGCAAGCTATCCTGACCACTTTTGACATAGCTGCTGGGCATTTTTCAAGTCTACCCGACAGTGCCTGACTTGTCATGAAAAGcttcttattattatttttaccatttttaaacTCAATGAGTTTGCACTGCTCGCAGTTTTCACAGGTCTGCCTGATTAATATATCAACATTTTGTGACTTAGTTTGGTTTGGTCCTTCAAGGTGTATTGGAACTCGGCTGAAATATTTGGCTACCATGGCTAACTGGTTTAACGGTTCTTTTTGCACAGCCATTAGAGAAGGGAATTGTCGATGTTGACTAAGAACTGCCATCCGTAAAAGTAAGGCTCAGATTGCTTCACAACCTTGACCACAGCAAATGGTTTTTATGGGTGAAGCGGTGAATTTTCTTTGCCAATGCCAAAACCTTAATGAAGAATGCTATGACCTATCCTGCACTTGAGATAACACGATGCCTAATCAACATTTGCTTGCATTTATGTCCGGAACATATGGCTGACTCAGATTGGGACAGCCCACGACAAGTTACAAAGAAAACTCCTCTTCAGTTTTTGAAAGGCTCTCCGTTCTTCATTCCCAGACTCACTTTTATCTTTTTTTGTCAACTGATACAGAGACCATGTTGTAGTAGCAAAGCTTAGAACTACTGCAAAAAGTGTCCTACTATACCCAAAAAGCCTAGCAGCTGCATGAGCCCTTTCAGTGTCAACCATTTCATACAAGCCTTGCTTTGTCAAGGTCAGTAATGTTATTTTAATGACTTGCTTGTAATTAGTTTCAATTTTAGTCTGGCTAATTTCAGTCACTGAACTACCTTTTTAGTCCATGTAGGTGCATGTCATAATTATGAGTCATGACGCTTATGTCATCCAGGTAGAGCATCAGCGATTTCCAACGGAAGGTATACAACATGCGCTGCATCAATTTTTCGAGGGTGGCTGGCGCGACATTGAGTCCAAATAGCAAAACCTATTTCCAAAAACTGGACCTAGTAGCGAATGCTGATTGTTCTTGTGCAGTCGCATCCAAGAGGGCACCTGTCACTAGACACTGATTGGGTCAAGTGTGCAGGTGATTCTGCCACCAAaagagcaaaaaatattttaccagtTCAAGAAAAATATGCTGAAATTTTGTCCGACAAGTCTACTTTATTTCTGGACTTTCAGGGCTCTACTTTTTAAAAAACACTACCGGGAAGCTCCAAGCATATCTAGAGTTTTTGACGGCTCCTTATCTGCATAGGTACTGAACTCGCCATTCATTCTCAGTTTCTGTGTTCGATATGATCCTGTGTGAAGGCTGCTGTATAGACAGGGCACTTTCTTTCAGATGAATGGAGTGCTCTACTTTGGGGTTTGTCTCATATTTCTGTTTTGGTTGGGAGTGTGCTTTGATAGTGCATCGACAGCCTAGCCATGCAGTCACTCGGCTTGTCTGAGTTCTGCACACTTTTTCTTGGCTGCCATGAACAGGTCCTTTAGGTGAGCTGGAATCTCTGACATTAGTAATTTCAAAATCTGTGTTGCAAGACTCGAGTCAGAAATTGCTGGTTCGTTATTAACCTAATGCATTTTTACTCCAATGTCAGAGCTTACCGTGACCTGTGTCAGGTATTTACGATTTAATTTGGGGGCCGCTCCTACCTGGTAGTCATGCAGACAATCTTTTAACTGCCGAGATAAGCAGTAGGCTTTGGTAGGAAATTAAAATGGAACATCTATTGCTGACCAGACCGGCACCATTGTGTATGTCACCACCTGCACTCTGCTAAGAAACAGCTGCCCATTTTTATCTGTACAAGTCAGGGGTAAATCATCGATGGAAACTTTGGGCTGCAAAAAACAAAAGCACATTACTGTGCCACCAAGAAAAGCATTCTTAAGATGGCATCTTGGCTGATGTGACTCATTGCATAAACCATTAATTTTCAGTCTCTACAACCCCAAGATGTATGGGTGGACAAATAATTTTACCAAAGGGTAGGTGGGTCCAATTGGGCATGACTGTCAATTTCCATTGTGACTGTCGCTCTATTGAGCAAGTCTCATGCTGTCTGAAAGAATCTGTAGAACACTTGCTTTCTCATCAATTGTGGGGTACACCTGGTGTCAATCTGGAACTGGAGTGACCACCCTTCTAGCTTTCCGAAAAAAAGAGTTTGTAGAGTAGAGTCAGTTTAATGCCCTTACCTTGATCAGTTTGATACTATTCTTGCTTTGAGAAGCAAGATTTTTGGATCGGAAACTCCTGAAACTGctaaaacagttttctgagaTATTTGGGAAGTTTGAACGGAGGCAAAAGGCCAAGTAGACTTTGGCGTTTTAGGCAAGTTTTCACTGTGCCTGGACCAATTTTTTGGACTTGTTTCTGAGTGCATTCTTGGCGATCTCGCTTGGTGCAACTGGCTTCACAGAAGCATGATTTCTTGACTGTGCCACGCTCTAGTTATTCagaaaacatattttctatgGCCTTGGAGTAATTTTGGAGAGCCAAGTCAATAGGCGCTTTCATCGCCATCTTGTCTGTTGTGGCCCAAGCAGATATTTCTCATGTTGTCTCTCTATTATTATTTGAGTCTTTTTATATTAGAGTTTTTTGCCAGGGTGTCACCAACTCTGCTGTCTTTGCATCAGAGTGCAGTAGTAGTTGGCACTACTGTTTTTGCGGACGCATCTCTGAACTTTGCACTCTCAGCATCACAGGGGTTTCTTTTTTGTGGCCATTTTTAGTTCTGTGTTTCCTTTGCTGTAGTTGTCAAACCTGCTTTGTCAGCTGCTTTGCCAGCTGGCTGATAGTATGGAGCTTCACTACTGCAGCTCTCTCCACCTGTTTTCATTCTATTGGTCTAAAGGGCCAATGACTGACATTCCTCAGGTTTGACTTTGGAAAACTTGGTGCCAGCTCACACTTCATTGTTTAATGTGGTTCATAGCGCTGCCAATAAATATCTATAAAGGTGAAATTTGCTGAAAATTCAgcaaaactgtttttaaccaTGTTTGCTAAGTAGGGGGATGGGGCGGTGTGATTTCGCAGGCTACTCAAATTTGCTGATAAACTTGACAAGCAAGTTTTTACAAGGTATGGGCTGTGGCTTTCCTCAAAGTGCTCATTTTGCACTGACTCTGCATGAAGAAAGACCAAAATCAAGCTCAAAAGACGTAAAAAATGACTGGCTTTCACTTGGTTGACATTAACATAGTTTACTACCTCTTTTTGCAGGTTGTCCTGAAGGTAAAACAGACTGGCTGCTTTTGTTCATTCACTTGTTTCTGTCACTTCCTAGATTTTGCTGATGAAGTACTCCATGTCTCCTGAGCCGAAATACTGATGTTATTTTGACTAATGAAATAGGGCAAGAGCAAAGACAGTATCATCATTGCTTCCAGCACCTCAGACAAGTGCTCAGTACTTATTTCCACGCTGTTAGCGCGTCTGATGGCCATTTTTCTGTCAAACCAAACAGACTATATCTCAGATCCTCTAAGGCAGGCTGCTATTTTTGCTCTTCTTGAACTACCTCTTGATCACGGAAAGCTGGAGATGCCTTTCGGCAGCTACAGCTCTTTGTGATCAAGAGGTGGTGTTGTCTTGATGCACATGTTTTCTTTAAAGTTCTTTTTATACTACCACTAGGGTAGCCTGGATTACAGCATGTAGTGGTACTGTGCTTTTTGCTGAGTCGAGACTCGCGATcctactgctgccaccagtgtaaagaaACTGATGAGTTCCTTTACTTGCTCCACAAGGAAACAAGCCGCATGAATGCAAAGCAGtagatgtataaaatttttagcaaatttatatttttcagcagATACATAACAATACAGCGGAAAATTCAATAAGTGTATAAGTAACTGCACAGGAGGAACCTTTTATGCGCTCTACTTTTGAGCACTTCTACAGcgtttttttatagcttttgCCATTGGCTTGGCTCCACTCCCCAGTAACATGGTCGACATGGCAGCTGGCTATTGGCTGAccaaaaaatattacagaagGGTGGCGTCATCTGCCCAGTTGAGGCTCAGCCCTGTTGTAGCGTTGATCACCTCTGAGTCGTCATTCATCTCTAAGCCGCCTATGGTTTTGGCAATCGGTAACCACGCTAAGTACTTGAAGTTTTAAGAACTAGCATATCATACTAAAATGTGAGCTACTCGTGCAAGGAGAAAACTAAAGTTTAATAATAACTGAGTTCATGTGATAGAAtggttacaataaaatatattttctattaaAAGTATTGTATACAAACAGAGGTGTGATGCCCCTGAAGCTACATGCATGTAACTTTTATTGCTTTTCATGTAATAATCATTTAAACTTTAATATctaaataaaactttgaaagtgtgCACAAAGGATGTTACCTTTGTCTAAAAAATGATTTGTACTTACGGTTTTTCAGTCTCAGGAGTGACAGTCACTAAGTTGGGTTTTACGGAGGTTTTGACTAGAGGTACTGAAGGTGACTGATAAGATGCTGAAGACCTCTCTAATTGCATTTGCTTTGCTGTTATTGCTAGATGCGGAGTTGTTATGTTATTGCTAGTACCACCAGATGGGCTAGTTGAGGGTTGAGTAACAGATTGAGCTTTGGCAGTTGTTGGATCTTGCAATGCACCGCTTGAATTAGATGGGATGCTGCTTGTAGTAGTAACCTGAATTGTAGTTTTAGCAATTTCAAGAGACCGGCTATTTGCTTTTTTAGTTGCTGGATGTGGATTCACATTACTTGAAGTAAATGAGATGGCATCAGTGGTAGCGCTTTGAACATTAGTCATATTACTTGTAGCAGTCAGAATATTACTTTTAGTAGTTGTTGGATCTAGAGACACATTGCCTAAATTAGATCGGATGacattagtagtagtagctTTAACCATAGTCATAGCATTTTGAGTAGACAAAACATTAGATTTAGTAGTTGCTGAACCTAGGATCATTGTGCCTGAAGCAACTTGAATGGCACCTGTAGTATTAACTTGAGCTGTCGTGTTTGCATTTAATGTTGACAAAGTATTGGCTTTGGTAGTTGCTGGACCTTGAGTCATTGTGCCTGAAGCAACTTGAATGGCACCTGTAGTATTAACTTGAGCTGTCGAGTTTGCATTAGAAGTTGACAAAGTATCAGCTTTGGTAGTTGCTGGACCTTGAGTCATTGTGCTTGAAGCAAGTTGAATGGCACCTGTAGTATTAACTGGAGCTGTCGTGTTTGCATTAGAAGTTGACAAAGTATTAGCTTTGGTAGTTGCTGGACGTCGAGTCATTGTGCTTGAAGCAAGTTGAATTGCACCTGTAGTATTAACTTGAGCTGTCGTATTTGCATTAAACGTTGACAAGGTAATAGCTTTTGTAGCTGGTAGACCTTGAGTCATTGTGTTTGAAGCATATTGGAGAGTACCTTTATTATTAACCTGAACTGTCGTTTTTGCAATAGAAGTAGACAAAGTATTAGCTTTTGTAGCTGCTGGACCTTGAGTCATTGTGTTTGAAGCAGATTGGAGAGCACCTGTGGTAGTACCTTGAATCGTAGTCAATGTGCTTAGACGACTGGAGCCCAAATCATCTATAAACATTGGAAAATCATATGCGTCTATCGGATTTTAGTATGACATCAAAATATTGCTTGATTTAActtcattttcagttttttctacCCGGTTAAACTGTTACACTTAAAGCTTTTACTTGCTGATAAAAATTGAAGACTTGAAGGAATATTTTGCATGAGAGAAATAGCATCGAAATTAGAATGATTATACATTAATCAGCTGTTTAAGCAATGAGAGGGTTATGATTCAAAGATGTACTGCTGTttcagtaaaataaatgtagTACCGCAATATGAAACAGTGAAATGTTGTGCTTACCACCTGTATCAGAACTtcatttacaaatgtttgtctTTCAACCTAGgtataaaacaaactaaaataattattttgggTAAGAACCACAAAAATATGCTCCGGTTATTGTACACTGCAAAAATTTCCAAGCTGGTGGCTGTCTCGCGAAATGTTTGAATAACTATGTGCTTGCCTATATTCTCACATTTAGATTGgttaacttttttatcaaaaaaacaGCTTCAAGTTATGCGCTATTTGTACTCACCACTTAAACCAGAGAGTGAGTTAGATCTTCCAATCAGTATCAGCGAAGCGTTGTATCTCATGAGAACTGTCGGTGTCGATATGTTACAATTACTGATATGTTGACCTCCACCTGACCTTGAGCATATTGAACTGACCTGACCATTAAGATCAATCACCCTCAATACACTATTTATATTATCTACGGCTAATAGTGTGTCGTTGTTCAGCATTATTAAATCAGTCAATCTACCGAACTTAGCACTTTGTAAAGCCCCATCCACATAGCCAGATGAAGAACCAGCTGTAACTGTAGCCATGTGTAAAGCAGCTGGGTCCATCTGTAAAACCTGTGTTTCGGTAATCAtaagtaaaacattattttgaagATCAGCCAACATTGATACTATATATAACTGAAGTTCAATGTGGTGAACATATCCGTTGATAGTGTTTAGATTCATAATAGCGATGTAGGGGATGCCGTACTGGCTAATATAAAATACTACTCCGTCAAACGTTGTTGAAGTAGCTGGGTCATGAAAAGAACAGGTAGAGAGATTGCCATTACCAAACTTAAATTTTCCTGGAGTTCCAGCGAATAGAGAGGACTCTTGAGAAGTTCTGTCAACTCTTCTTAACACATGATTGTAGGTGTCCGAAAGTAACAGAGAAGAATTGGTGAGGTGATAGATGCTGTATATACCTCTGAATTTTGCTTGGCTAGAATTTCCTTCCCTGTAGCCTGATACGTTGAGTCCAATTATTAATGTTACGTTTTGCTGATCGAGATCCATTGTAAACAGCTGGTTAAAAGTGGAGAAGAGAATGTTACCAGAGAT
This region includes:
- the LOC137406737 gene encoding uncharacterized protein codes for the protein MTRRPATTKANTLSTSNANTTAPVNTTGAIQLASSTMTQGPATTKADTLSTSNANSTAQVNTTGAIQVASGTMTQGPATTKANTLSTLNANTTAQVNTTGAIQVASGTMILGSATTKSNVLSTQNAMTMVKATTTNVIRSNLGNVSLDPTTTKSNILTATSNMTNVQSATTDAISFTSSNVNPHPATKKANSRSLEIAKTTIQVTTTSSIPSNSSGALQDPTTAKAQSVTQPSTSPSGGTSNNITTPHLAITAKQMQLERSSASYQSPSVPLVKTSVKPNLVTVTPETEKP